One window of the Thermococcus sp. P6 genome contains the following:
- a CDS encoding type I restriction endonuclease subunit R — MGEGARLNEGYMVEDTAINVLKGLGYAYVHGSELTPEEGERESYRDVILRDRFLRAVKRLNPWLTDELALKVYEMVRNPDHPDFVVRGMLFYDMLSKGVKLTFKTGGEEKTRFVRLVDFQNPDNNEFLVSNQFTVEYYYENDRFRRPDMVVFINGLPIAIFEFKGYNSNQTAKDAFNDHDVKKKDIPQLYQYAQILVASDGVETRYGSPTSGWDRFFVWEGVMSDDDVRPIEVEGHGALAYEYNGKQYTSLDILLMGLFRREHLLEYLEDFIVYDRRGKSYSKIIATYYQFYTVKKAVERTMRAVLHGEKPEDRRIGIVWHAQGTGKSITMLLYAKKVLKVRELNNPLLIFLTDRRELDEQLYEVFANVFTEAEHVESITELQEAIKKTPGGIIFATIQKFGRKSKDEEYPFLTDRRNVIVIADEAHRSQYGQLAQNLRRAIPNASFLAFTATPIDYDDRSTFLVFGDYVSAYPMDKARRHNVVVPIYYEARLTELHLTKEFIDLEFENLSEKVAADPETKEGLKRAFAKLERIMLTEEYLSRISKDIVEHFNRRVQDFDGKAMVVTISRRVAVELYGWIVKQPKAPKVAVVISGDKSRDPEEFHPHIRTRKQLEDLAKEFKDPESDLKMVIVVDMWLTGFDVPPLHTMYFWKPMKNHSLVQAIARVNRVYKDKPGGLIVDYIGIADDLSKSLSKYSSEARRDIMTDIRLILDTLKKKHEDVKAQLKGIDYRNWKDLSPEELSRLTVKAYGLIARSDEAKKKFVRDVVALKKLYLLASPHPEATAIKEELQFFEMIKRMIVKYSTRLSREISKELEREVQEIISRGITAREPVDIFEMLRKKKPEISILSDEFLNEFTKIENKNYVRDVLMKILSDELRFRTRINPPRFKKFSEMLETIIEKHNQKLITTAEMIEELVELARNMRKAIEEGKELSLSDDELAFYDMLLTYPDLPIRERERVERIAREIARMMSGYVKVADWKRKKNLRAKIRAGLKMILVKEGINDYSLISNLSDSLLEYAEGVYGIREGA; from the coding sequence ATGGGAGAAGGGGCAAGGCTAAACGAGGGTTACATGGTCGAGGACACGGCCATCAACGTTCTAAAGGGGCTGGGTTACGCTTACGTCCACGGCTCCGAGCTCACCCCTGAAGAAGGGGAGAGGGAATCCTACCGTGACGTCATCCTGCGGGACCGGTTCCTGAGGGCCGTAAAGCGGCTCAACCCATGGCTAACCGACGAGCTGGCCTTGAAGGTTTACGAGATGGTCAGGAACCCGGACCATCCGGACTTCGTCGTCAGGGGGATGCTGTTCTACGATATGCTCTCAAAGGGCGTAAAGCTCACCTTCAAGACCGGGGGCGAGGAGAAGACGAGGTTCGTAAGGCTCGTTGACTTCCAGAATCCGGATAACAACGAGTTTCTCGTGTCCAACCAGTTCACCGTCGAGTACTACTACGAGAACGACCGCTTCAGGAGACCGGACATGGTGGTATTCATAAACGGGCTCCCGATTGCCATCTTCGAGTTCAAGGGTTATAACTCCAATCAAACGGCAAAGGACGCGTTCAACGACCACGACGTCAAGAAGAAGGACATTCCACAGCTCTACCAGTACGCCCAGATACTGGTCGCCAGCGATGGAGTCGAAACCCGCTACGGCTCCCCCACCAGCGGTTGGGACCGCTTTTTCGTCTGGGAGGGGGTTATGAGCGATGACGATGTGAGGCCCATAGAAGTCGAGGGGCACGGTGCCCTCGCCTACGAATACAACGGCAAACAGTACACCAGTCTGGATATACTGCTAATGGGACTCTTCCGCAGGGAGCACCTGCTGGAGTATCTGGAGGACTTCATCGTCTACGACAGGAGAGGAAAGAGTTACTCGAAGATAATCGCCACCTACTACCAGTTTTACACCGTAAAGAAAGCCGTTGAAAGGACGATGCGAGCAGTACTTCACGGAGAAAAACCGGAGGACAGACGGATAGGCATAGTATGGCACGCTCAGGGAACGGGCAAATCCATAACCATGCTCCTCTACGCCAAAAAGGTTCTTAAGGTCAGGGAACTGAATAACCCGCTTCTCATCTTCCTTACCGACCGGCGAGAGCTCGATGAACAGCTCTATGAGGTCTTTGCGAACGTCTTTACCGAGGCCGAGCATGTGGAAAGCATAACCGAACTTCAGGAGGCGATCAAGAAAACTCCCGGTGGAATAATCTTCGCCACCATCCAGAAGTTCGGCCGAAAGTCAAAGGACGAGGAGTACCCATTCCTGACGGACAGGCGAAACGTAATCGTGATAGCGGACGAGGCCCACAGGAGCCAGTACGGGCAACTGGCCCAGAACCTCAGAAGGGCCATCCCCAACGCTTCCTTCCTGGCCTTCACCGCCACTCCCATTGACTACGATGACCGTTCCACGTTTCTGGTGTTTGGTGATTACGTTAGTGCCTACCCCATGGACAAAGCCAGACGGCACAACGTTGTTGTTCCCATCTACTACGAGGCCCGTCTAACCGAACTCCACCTGACGAAGGAGTTTATAGACCTTGAGTTCGAGAATCTCTCGGAGAAGGTGGCTGCTGACCCGGAGACTAAGGAGGGTCTCAAGAGGGCCTTTGCAAAGCTGGAACGGATAATGCTCACGGAGGAGTATCTATCCCGTATTTCAAAGGATATAGTGGAGCACTTCAACAGGCGCGTTCAGGACTTCGACGGAAAGGCTATGGTGGTAACGATAAGCCGCAGGGTGGCCGTCGAGCTCTACGGCTGGATAGTGAAACAGCCCAAGGCTCCTAAGGTGGCCGTCGTCATCTCGGGCGATAAATCCCGGGATCCTGAGGAGTTCCATCCCCACATCAGGACGAGAAAGCAACTGGAAGACCTCGCCAAGGAGTTCAAGGATCCTGAATCGGATCTTAAGATGGTTATCGTCGTGGATATGTGGCTTACGGGATTTGACGTTCCCCCTCTCCACACGATGTACTTCTGGAAGCCCATGAAGAACCATAGCCTCGTCCAGGCCATCGCGAGAGTTAACAGGGTCTATAAGGACAAGCCGGGGGGCCTTATCGTTGACTACATCGGTATAGCGGACGACCTTTCAAAGTCCCTCTCGAAATATTCCAGCGAGGCAAGGAGAGACATCATGACGGACATCAGGCTCATTCTGGATACACTGAAAAAGAAACATGAGGACGTGAAAGCCCAGCTAAAGGGGATTGATTACAGGAACTGGAAGGATCTCTCCCCGGAGGAACTATCACGACTCACGGTGAAGGCCTACGGGCTCATAGCCAGGAGCGACGAAGCCAAGAAGAAGTTCGTAAGGGACGTGGTGGCCCTGAAGAAACTATACCTTCTCGCCAGCCCCCATCCCGAGGCAACGGCCATTAAAGAGGAACTGCAGTTCTTCGAGATGATAAAGAGGATGATAGTGAAGTACTCCACCAGACTATCGAGGGAGATATCGAAGGAACTGGAGAGGGAAGTTCAGGAGATTATCTCAAGAGGAATCACCGCTCGGGAGCCAGTAGACATCTTCGAAATGCTGAGAAAGAAGAAGCCCGAGATCTCGATACTCTCCGACGAGTTTCTCAACGAGTTTACCAAGATCGAGAACAAGAATTACGTTAGGGACGTCCTGATGAAGATTCTCAGCGATGAACTCCGTTTTAGAACGCGGATCAACCCCCCACGCTTCAAGAAGTTTTCAGAAATGCTGGAAACCATAATCGAGAAACATAACCAGAAGCTCATAACGACGGCCGAGATGATAGAAGAGCTGGTAGAACTGGCGAGGAATATGAGAAAGGCCATCGAGGAAGGGAAGGAACTCAGCCTCAGTGATGATGAACTGGCCTTCTACGATATGTTGTTGACTTATCCGGACTTGCCCATACGGGAGAGAGAACGTGTGGAGCGGATCGCCCGGGAGATCGCCAGAATGATGTCAGGCTACGTTAAGGTAGCAGACTGGAAGAGGAAGAAGAACCTCCGGGCAAAGATCCGCGCTGGGTTGAAGATGATTCTGGTAAAGGAGGGAATAAACGACTACTCCCTGATAAGCAACTTATCAGATAGTCTTTTAGAATATGCCGAGGGAGTGTATGGTATAAGGGAAGGAGCGTAA